The following proteins come from a genomic window of Cetobacterium sp. ZOR0034:
- the rfaE1 gene encoding D-glycero-beta-D-manno-heptose-7-phosphate kinase has protein sequence MEKSRLEEILNSFQNLKVAVVGDMMLDDYLIGSVDRISPEAPVPVVSIKKERFVLGGAANVVNNLSTLGAKAVCFGVIGEDFDGERLVRELEAKSIETSGIVKTNDRPTIVKRRIISGTQQLLRLDWEDARAIPENLENNLLEQIEKRIDGLDAIILSDYDKGVLTPRVVKKIITLCREKGIIVTVDPKPKNALNYIGATSMTPNRKEAVECLGKKSFDNMLAIGKELKEKLQLDNLLLTRSEEGMSLFHEENVINIPTYAKEVFDVTGAGDTVISVFTLACAAGVTLHEAAKIANTAAGVVVGKMGTSTVTKEEILDFYNRIYNEWK, from the coding sequence TGCTAGATGATTATTTGATTGGATCAGTAGATAGAATATCTCCAGAGGCACCAGTACCAGTAGTATCAATAAAAAAAGAGAGATTTGTGCTAGGTGGAGCAGCAAATGTAGTTAACAACTTATCCACGTTAGGAGCAAAAGCTGTTTGTTTTGGTGTTATTGGTGAGGATTTTGATGGTGAAAGATTAGTTAGAGAATTAGAAGCAAAGTCAATAGAAACATCAGGAATTGTAAAAACTAATGATAGACCAACAATAGTAAAAAGAAGAATAATAAGTGGTACACAGCAGCTATTAAGATTGGATTGGGAAGATGCTAGAGCAATTCCTGAAAATTTGGAAAATAACTTATTAGAACAAATAGAAAAAAGAATAGATGGATTAGATGCAATAATTTTATCAGATTATGATAAAGGAGTTTTAACTCCAAGAGTTGTAAAAAAAATAATAACGCTATGTAGAGAAAAAGGGATAATTGTAACGGTAGATCCAAAACCTAAAAATGCACTTAACTATATCGGGGCTACATCAATGACTCCAAATAGAAAGGAAGCTGTTGAGTGTCTAGGAAAAAAGAGTTTTGATAATATGCTTGCAATAGGAAAAGAGCTTAAAGAAAAATTACAATTAGACAACTTATTATTAACAAGAAGTGAAGAAGGAATGAGTCTTTTCCATGAAGAGAATGTAATAAATATTCCAACATATGCAAAAGAAGTTTTTGATGTAACAGGAGCAGGAGATACAGTAATATCTGTATTTACTTTAGCATGTGCAGCGGGAGTAACACTTCATGAAGCAGCAAAGATTGCAAATACAGCAGCGGGAGTTGTTGTAGGAAAAATGGGAACATCAACAGTTACAAAAGAAGAGATTTTAGATTTTTACAATAGAATCTATAATGAGTGGAAATAG